The Drechmeria coniospora strain ARSEF 6962 chromosome 02, whole genome shotgun sequence genome has a segment encoding these proteins:
- a CDS encoding geranylgeranyltransferase beta subunit produces MAQTEKSPGERKLATEAHVRYIQSLDTRRDELDYWLTEHLRLNGVYWGLTSLHLLGRPEALPRQETIDFVLSCQHENGGFGAAPGHDAHMLSTVSAVQILAMVNAFDELESRGSGKATVGKFIADLQDRESGTFYGDEWGEDDTRFLYGALNALSLLGLLSLVDVNKAASYIASCANFDGGYGVRPGAESHSGQIFTCLAALSIAGRLDLVNEEKLGRWLSERQTPGGGLNGRPEKTEDVCYSWWVLSSLAIIRRTHWIDRDALVQFILQSQDAELGGISDRPGDMVDVWHTCFGLAGLSLLGYPGLESVDPVYCMPKRTIERLVGAGGAAIAQRD; encoded by the exons ATGGCTCAAACCGAAAAGTCACCTGGAGAGCGCAAGCTCGCCACAGAAGCCCATGTCAGATACATCCAAAGCTTAGACACGCGACGGGATGAGCTGGACTACTGGTTGACGGAGCATTTACGTCTCAACGGTGTGTATTGGGGCTTGACATCGCTCCATCTATTGGGACGACCAGAGGCCCTCCCGCGCCAAGAAACCATCGACTTTGTGCTCTCATGCCAGCATGAAAATGGGGGGTTTGGAGCTGCTCCAGGTCACGACGCCCATATGCTATCCACAGTAAGTGCCGTGCAGATTCTTGCCATGGTGAATGCTTTCGACGAACTCGAAAGCCGAGGCTCCGGCAAAGCCACCGTCGGCAAAT TCATTGCAGACCTGCAGGACCGGGAATCGGGAACCTTTTACGGCGACGAATGGGGCGAGGATGACACGCGCTTTCTCTACGGTGCACTGAACGCCTTATCGCTCCTTGGCCTCTTGTCCCTTGTCGACGTGAACAAGGCGGCTTCTTATATAGCGTCGTGCGCCAACTTCGATGGGGGCTACGGCGTGCGCCCGGGTGCCGAGTCGCACTCGGGCCAAATCTTCACCTGCCTGGCGGCGTTGAGCATTGCTGGACGGCTGGACCTTGTCAACGAGGAAAAGCTTGGCAGGTGGTTGAGCGAGAGGCAAACTCCGGGAGGCGGCCTCAACGGCCGGCCAGAGAAGACCGAAGATGTGTGTTACAGCTGGTGGGTGCTGAGCAGTCTCGCCATCATCCGCCGGACGCACTGGATCGACCGTGACGCTCTCGTGCAGTTCATTCTCCAAAGTCAAGATGCCGAATTGGGTGGCATATCCGACAGACCTGGCGACATGGTGGACGTTTGGCATACGTGCTTCGGTCTTGCAGGACTCAGCCTGCTCGGCTACCCTGGCTTGGAGTCGGTTGATCCCGTATACTGCATGCCAAAACGAACCATTGAACGGCTAGTCGGCGCCGGTGGTGCTGCGATAGCTCAACGTGATTGA
- a CDS encoding RhoGAP domain containing protein, with the protein MGRKLGKTAPEPLTLASPNTLDLVTKSEPTSAATSSQGGTPIESTRSPISQRSSPFTSIFATKQLQAGSELDRPQQHQYPSARDDQSPVSATAESSSQVSTPRQSTWHSATDSTSKKSGKGGFFHFNKSSKGSNQLLVAPPQQLQTGEQASSTGADPAGTPRNGGECRVPIPIRRETMRHPFSVSPPRRSMHHTPPRLTRETFEAVSPYAHDSVHKPATPIQSHSELSLSSAGDQEGGPMPSPGKRSKPKSFGLLGRSRSARDNKEPDNPPTIPESLVATSGKLDSTDSPAPLRTAPVTQDRGTRDMMNAGARNRSEDQGPGRDAGPSREHHRGPPHSTLREAGGGSTFFSGLRSSSTRAADMISKGLFGKGSRGGHAADREPAVDDEQYVLKVINLPLVEQTRLTRISKRLEDSRDKTEFWMPAFPWRAIDYLNYKGCDMEGLYRVPGSGPQIKKWQRKFDERTLVPLLASRGRTAWSDANPSINHVVYDVNLFEEVELYDINIIGSMLKAWLRELPDELFPKEAQNRIARECEGATEVPQMLVDELSNLSPFNYYLLFAITCHLSLLLAHSDKNKMDFRNLCICFQPCMKIDAFSFKFLVCDWRNCWKGCKNEAKFIEEEYLLFHQPPPRGLSEPQRLAQAENLDGRRAVSPDGAGAVRTNGAGDRAGQVKGEGRDFSQSNTSIRSQPSSISTNISTQNDRTAGKNGRDQNTQDLRQLSPIKPLSPIGF; encoded by the coding sequence atgggaCGCAAGCTTGGCAAAACAGCGCCGGAGCCGCTGACGCTGGCGAGCCCGAACACCCTGGACCTGGTCACCAAAAGCGAGCCCACGTCTGCTGCAACTTCGTCACAAGGCGGGACGCCCATCGAATCCACCAGATCGCCCATCTCCCAACGCTCATCGCCCTTCACCAGCATATTTGCCACGAAGCAGCTGCAGGCCGGGAGCGAGCTGGACCGtccgcagcagcaccagTACCCATCCGCCCGCGACGACCAATCCCCCGTTTCCGCCAcggcggaatcgtcgtcTCAGGTCTCGACACCCCGGCAGTCTACATGGCACTCTGCGACCGACAGCACGAGTAAGAAGTCTGGCAAGGGGGGCTTTTTCCACTTCAACAAATCCTCCAAGGGTTCCAACCAGCTCCTCGTTGCCCCCCCGCAGCAGCTTCAGACGGGAGAGCAGGCGTCGTCTACGGGCGCCGACCCTGCAGGAACGCCGAGGAACGGAGGTGAGTGTCGAGTCCCAATCCCCATTCGTCGCGAAACCATGCGGCATCCATTCTCCGTCTCCCCTCCGCGCCGGAGCATGCATCACACCCCACCGCGGCTGACCCGGGAAACGTTTGAAGCAGTCTCCCCCTACGCGCATGACTCGGTTCATAAACCCGCGACGCCGATCCAGTCTCACTCGGAGCTAtcgctgtcgtcggccggtgATCAAGAAGGCGGTCCCATGCCATCTCCGGGCAAGAGAAGCAAACCAAAATCGTTTGGCCTGCTCGGTCGCTCCAGGTCCGCGAGGGATAACAAGGAACCCGACAACCCGCCTACGATACCCGAGTCGCTTGTTGCCACGTCGGGCAAGCTGGATTCCACCGATAGCCCGGCGCCTCTCCGAACAGCCCCCGTCACGCAGGATCGAGGCACTCGGGATATGATGAACGCGGGCGCGAGGAACCGATCGGAAGACCAGGGCCCTGGCCGGGACGCAGGCCCGAGCAGAGAGCACCATCGAGGGCCGCCCCATTCGACCTTGAgggaggccggcggcgggtccACATTCTTCAGCGGCCtgaggagctcgtcgaccagAGCGGCCGACATGATCAGCAAGGGTCTGTTCGGCAAAGGCTCCCGAGGCGGTCACGCCGCCGACAGGGAGCCGGCcgttgacgacgagcagTACGTCCTCAAGGTCATCAACCTGCCTCTGGTGGAGCAGACCCGATTGACGCGCATATCGAAACGGCTCGAGGACTCGAGAGACAAGACTGAATTCTGGATGCCTGCATTTCCGTGGAGGGCAATCGACTACTTGAACTACAAGGGCTGCGACATGGAAGGTCTCTATCGCGTTCCTGGAAGCGGTCCTCAGATTAAGAAGTGGCAGCGAAAATTCGACGAGCGTACGTTGGTCCCCCTCCTCGCGAGCCGCGGCAGGACGGCGTGGAGCGATGCTAACCCATCCATCAACCATGTAGTCTACGATGTGAATCTCTTCGAGGAGGTTGAACTGTACGACATCAACATCATCGGCTCCATGCTCAAGGCTTGGCTGCGAGAGCTGCCCGATGAACTCTTCCCTAAGGAGGCACAGAATCGAATCGCGAGGGAATGCGAAGGCGCCACCGAAGTTCCGCAgatgctcgtcgacgagctctcCAATTTATCTCCCTTCAACTACTACCTCCTCTTCGCCATCACATGCCATCtcagcctcctcctcgcccattCCGACAAGAACAAGATGGATTTTCGAAATCTCTGCATCTGCTTTCAGCCGTGCATGAAGATTGACGCCTTCTCCTTCAAGTTCCTCGTGTGCGACTGGAGGAATTGCTGGAAGGGATGCAAGAACGAAGCCAAGTTCATAGAGGAGGAGTATCTCCTTTTCCACCAGCCTCCACCGCGCGGACTGTCCGAACCTCAACGCCTGGCTCAGGCCGAGAATCTCGATGGTCGCCGAGCCGTCTCCCCggacggtgccggtgccgtccgAACAAACGGAGCCGGCGACCGGGCCGGCCAGGTCAAGGGCGAAGGCCGCGACTTTTCCCAGTCGAACACCAGCATCCGCTCCCAGCCATCGTCCATATCAACCAACATCAGCACCCAAAACGACCGCACTGCCGGAAAGAACGGCCGAGACCAGAACACGCAAGACCTTCGTCAACTTTCGCCCATCAAGCCGTTGTCGCCCATCGGCTTCTAA